In the Advenella kashmirensis WT001 genome, one interval contains:
- a CDS encoding aldehyde dehydrogenase, with translation MTLSKNTIFEQAARAELWAGHLIPNYTSTGGKLENRSPIDNTVIGHIADGEAHDMDAAVAAARTSFVSGEWSQLAPAERKQIMLRWAALLQENLEELAALDCIDAGKPITECLNTDIPATIETFYWYAEIIDKLFDKVAPTGKEALGLVVREPMGVVGVVLPWNFPAQMFAWKVAPALAAGNSVVVKPAELTSLSAYRMVQLGHQAGVPPGALTLVCGLGEKVGEALGRHDDVDMVSFTGSTEVGRYFLHYSAQSNLKEIVLECGGKSPQIVFEDADLDAAVPSILAAAFWNMSENCSCGSRLIVHASIKDALLARLKAGLADWKVGDPRDATVAIGPMIEQAHFDKVKAYLDKTLAQGGSLVAGGTIYEDQGSGWYIEPTIFDNITPEMALFQEEVFGPLLAVTSFSTDQQAIELANNSSYGLAASFYTRSLSRAHHVARAIKAGTVSVNGFSEGSIATPFGGYKQSGFGGRDKGVEALDQYLQTKTIWYVN, from the coding sequence ATGACATTGAGCAAAAACACCATATTTGAACAGGCGGCCCGGGCAGAACTCTGGGCCGGCCACCTGATACCGAATTACACCAGTACAGGTGGCAAACTGGAGAACCGCAGTCCGATCGACAATACGGTGATCGGCCATATTGCCGACGGTGAGGCTCACGACATGGATGCGGCAGTAGCCGCTGCGCGCACTTCGTTTGTGTCGGGTGAGTGGTCGCAGCTTGCGCCGGCAGAACGAAAGCAAATCATGTTGCGCTGGGCCGCCCTGCTCCAGGAAAACCTGGAAGAGCTGGCGGCGCTCGACTGTATTGATGCAGGCAAGCCGATTACTGAATGCCTTAACACCGATATACCGGCCACCATCGAGACATTTTACTGGTATGCAGAAATCATCGACAAACTGTTCGACAAGGTTGCACCTACCGGAAAAGAGGCATTGGGCCTGGTTGTCAGGGAACCCATGGGCGTCGTGGGCGTTGTCCTGCCATGGAATTTTCCTGCACAGATGTTCGCCTGGAAAGTGGCGCCCGCACTGGCTGCAGGCAATTCAGTTGTGGTCAAGCCGGCAGAACTGACCTCGCTCAGCGCCTATCGCATGGTGCAGCTGGGGCATCAGGCAGGCGTGCCGCCGGGTGCGCTCACACTGGTTTGCGGCCTGGGGGAAAAGGTAGGCGAAGCACTGGGCCGACATGATGACGTCGACATGGTCTCCTTTACCGGCTCCACCGAAGTGGGTCGTTATTTTCTGCACTATTCAGCCCAAAGCAATTTGAAGGAAATCGTGCTCGAGTGCGGCGGCAAAAGCCCGCAGATCGTTTTCGAAGATGCCGATCTGGATGCCGCCGTGCCATCCATCCTTGCTGCCGCGTTCTGGAACATGAGTGAGAATTGCAGTTGTGGATCCCGGCTGATTGTACACGCGTCTATTAAAGATGCCCTTCTGGCCAGACTCAAGGCGGGACTGGCCGACTGGAAAGTGGGCGATCCGCGCGATGCAACCGTTGCCATCGGTCCAATGATCGAACAGGCCCATTTCGATAAGGTCAAAGCCTACCTGGACAAAACGCTGGCCCAGGGAGGCTCGCTGGTTGCAGGCGGCACTATTTACGAAGACCAGGGAAGCGGATGGTATATCGAACCGACCATTTTCGACAATATCACACCTGAAATGGCCCTTTTCCAGGAGGAAGTATTTGGCCCATTGCTGGCCGTGACCAGTTTCAGCACGGACCAGCAGGCCATTGAGCTTGCCAACAACTCCAGCTACGGACTGGCCGCCTCTTTTTACACGCGCAGCCTGAGCCGCGCCCATCACGTTGCCCGGGCAATCAAGGCCGGCACAGTGTCGGTTAACGGCTTCTCGGAAGGCAGCATTGCAACGCCTTTTGGCGGCTATAAGCAGTCCGGTTTCGGTGGTCGCGACAAGGGTGTAGAGGCACTTGACCAGTATCTGCAGACCAAAACCATCTGGTATGTGAACTGA
- a CDS encoding EF-hand domain-containing protein, with product MSNTLLRSKTAAAFFAVSASLGSAMFLANSAAAQTTNQGTGQTMEQPSGQAAPSTGGQGMPSAAMPSAGGEIPQDQLVKLDLNKDGSVAREEYNQAMAAAFKNLDKNSDNALTPEEVGTILTPEQFAAVDANKDGKISNEEMVTQVTSDFDAADTNKDGQLK from the coding sequence ATGAGTAACACATTATTGAGAAGCAAAACTGCCGCCGCTTTTTTTGCAGTCAGCGCCAGCCTTGGCTCTGCCATGTTTCTCGCCAATAGCGCCGCGGCCCAGACAACGAATCAGGGTACCGGCCAGACCATGGAACAACCATCAGGACAGGCAGCACCGTCCACAGGCGGCCAGGGCATGCCTTCGGCCGCTATGCCATCGGCTGGTGGAGAAATCCCACAAGATCAACTGGTCAAGCTTGATCTGAACAAAGATGGCTCTGTTGCCAGAGAAGAATACAATCAGGCCATGGCTGCCGCATTCAAAAACCTGGACAAGAACAGCGACAACGCGCTGACACCAGAAGAAGTTGGAACCATTCTGACGCCGGAGCAGTTTGCCGCAGTTGATGCCAACAAGGACGGCAAGATCAGTAATGAAGAAATGGTCACTCAGGTCACCAGTGACTTTGATGCTGCTGACACCAATAAAGACGGTCAGCTCAAATAA
- a CDS encoding NAD(P)/FAD-dependent oxidoreductase, whose product MILSNGESLQHEHRSPSHCDLTALLVFSDMTGTFSCARVIIIGAGIIGLSIAVSLQRAGVQVVLLETNKVGGGASCGNAGHIAIEQVFPIADLAIVRQLPRMLLDSMGPLRLDWRYLAQIMPWFFKLLANMRPARAEQIHQALLALNQQSLNAWQTFSDEWNLSQWIRIQGSLLLAENPASVAGLQQHGARLNAMGIANNWLDTNALREREPALAANQLGALFYPQTGHVTNLNAVTGQLKTAFMQMGGQLYEGCKVLQAAVQDDHSVRLHTSSGQWCAKHVVVCAGAHSRPLVRQLTGVDVPLDTERGYHLMLPNEKARLSVPVSSIDRRFIMTPMQEGLRLAGTVEFAGLQAPPNMQRAQQLLQLAQPMMNAPLDDSDATSWMGFRPSIADSLPVIDRRGPVLLAFGHQHLGLTQAAVTAQLIRALYFNTEPGIDIRPYRLHRFSCAETSF is encoded by the coding sequence GTGATCCTTTCAAATGGGGAATCGCTGCAGCATGAACACCGCTCTCCTTCTCACTGCGACCTTACCGCGCTCCTGGTATTTTCGGACATGACCGGTACGTTCTCTTGCGCTCGCGTAATTATCATTGGCGCGGGCATCATCGGCCTGAGCATTGCAGTGAGTCTGCAACGCGCAGGCGTACAAGTGGTCTTGCTGGAGACAAACAAGGTCGGTGGCGGCGCCTCTTGCGGCAATGCAGGCCATATTGCCATTGAGCAGGTTTTCCCCATTGCCGATCTGGCGATTGTCCGGCAATTGCCACGCATGCTGCTGGACTCCATGGGCCCGCTGCGACTGGACTGGCGCTATCTTGCGCAGATCATGCCGTGGTTTTTCAAATTGCTGGCTAATATGCGTCCCGCGCGCGCCGAACAGATCCATCAGGCCTTGCTGGCGCTTAACCAACAGAGCCTGAACGCATGGCAAACATTCTCAGATGAATGGAACTTGTCGCAATGGATACGAATACAGGGTTCTTTGTTGCTGGCAGAAAACCCGGCAAGTGTGGCCGGATTACAGCAGCATGGCGCACGCCTTAATGCCATGGGCATTGCCAATAACTGGCTGGATACGAACGCACTGCGCGAACGCGAGCCTGCACTGGCGGCCAATCAACTGGGCGCGCTCTTCTACCCTCAGACCGGTCATGTGACAAACCTGAATGCTGTGACCGGACAGCTCAAGACTGCATTCATGCAAATGGGCGGACAGCTATACGAAGGCTGCAAGGTTTTGCAGGCAGCCGTTCAGGATGATCACTCCGTTCGATTGCATACGTCATCAGGCCAGTGGTGTGCAAAGCATGTTGTTGTTTGTGCTGGCGCCCATTCCAGACCGCTGGTGCGCCAGCTCACAGGCGTAGATGTGCCATTGGACACCGAGCGTGGCTATCACCTGATGCTGCCCAACGAAAAAGCTCGATTGTCTGTCCCGGTATCGAGCATTGACCGGCGCTTCATCATGACGCCAATGCAAGAGGGGTTGAGGCTGGCCGGGACCGTGGAGTTTGCCGGTTTGCAGGCACCACCCAACATGCAACGCGCGCAGCAATTGCTGCAACTGGCGCAGCCGATGATGAACGCCCCGCTGGATGATTCGGATGCAACCTCCTGGATGGGCTTTCGCCCCTCTATTGCCGATTCGCTGCCGGTCATTGATCGGCGGGGGCCGGTGCTGCTGGCGTTTGGTCATCAACACCTGGGACTGACCCAGGCTGCCGTTACGGCCCAACTGATCCGGGCACTGTACTTCAATACCGAGCCGGGCATAGACATACGCCCCTATCGCTTACACCGTTTTAGCTGCGCAGAAACTTCGTTTTAG
- a CDS encoding MASE1 domain-containing protein: MFEPKIRAAAAVLGWAVVYWAAAYLSLMLDDPLSHVGFVWFPAGIGVAAFLVSDYRRWPWLLAAFFIAHLIADINFGHDIAISVPLAVITLASDMTTAWVVSRYAQNKDGLQIVLRWIVATFVVTAIAAVLSTAWLTLIANAPFDDLVWVWWGAHASGVLYLTAVVMGLRGYQLGHTHTGTKALVVGVAALVLMAVCAWFIFDAEQMDITRRHAPWRATLVFALTAIPVALAVVAAIACGNRMGSAALLCLGAIVIYHSSQGTGPFFLRSLRPGESLLLAQCYLVGTALLIVFLRVFTQTVKRYGAVQEQRQETAFMYRLEAASGHMDWDGRIHEALGAAPETMGSVAQILALAHPDDRSTLAALLAANDGKSGIELAAKFRLKSSTSEWIWVRATAPVLISEPDKDILVGTWLVGQGGQS; encoded by the coding sequence GTGTTCGAGCCAAAAATCCGCGCTGCCGCCGCTGTCCTTGGATGGGCCGTCGTGTATTGGGCTGCCGCCTATCTCTCCCTGATGCTGGACGATCCGCTCTCGCACGTGGGTTTTGTCTGGTTTCCGGCAGGTATTGGCGTGGCCGCTTTTCTGGTCAGCGACTACCGCCGCTGGCCCTGGCTGCTGGCGGCGTTTTTTATTGCGCATCTGATTGCGGATATCAATTTCGGGCATGACATTGCCATCTCTGTGCCGCTTGCGGTTATTACGCTGGCTTCGGACATGACCACCGCCTGGGTCGTAAGCAGGTACGCTCAGAATAAAGACGGCTTGCAGATCGTGCTGCGCTGGATTGTCGCTACATTCGTGGTCACTGCGATTGCCGCGGTACTGAGTACCGCGTGGCTAACCTTGATTGCCAATGCGCCATTTGACGACCTGGTCTGGGTCTGGTGGGGGGCGCATGCCTCGGGCGTGCTCTACCTGACCGCCGTCGTGATGGGGTTACGCGGTTACCAGCTTGGGCATACCCACACCGGAACCAAAGCGCTCGTGGTGGGCGTGGCCGCCTTGGTATTGATGGCAGTTTGTGCATGGTTCATTTTCGATGCCGAGCAGATGGATATCACACGTCGTCATGCTCCCTGGCGAGCCACGCTGGTGTTTGCGCTGACAGCAATCCCCGTCGCTCTGGCCGTGGTAGCGGCCATTGCCTGCGGCAATCGTATGGGTTCGGCGGCCCTGCTATGCCTGGGCGCCATCGTTATCTATCATTCTTCGCAAGGCACGGGCCCGTTTTTCCTCAGATCGCTGCGGCCCGGGGAGTCACTTTTGCTGGCGCAGTGCTATTTGGTGGGTACCGCTTTGCTGATCGTTTTTCTGCGCGTCTTTACTCAGACAGTCAAGCGTTATGGCGCAGTTCAGGAGCAGCGCCAGGAAACGGCTTTCATGTACCGCCTGGAAGCCGCCAGCGGGCATATGGACTGGGACGGCCGCATCCACGAGGCGCTGGGAGCGGCCCCGGAAACCATGGGCAGCGTAGCGCAGATTCTGGCCTTGGCACACCCCGATGATCGTTCTACGCTTGCGGCCCTGCTGGCGGCAAATGATGGCAAATCAGGTATTGAACTGGCAGCCAAATTTCGATTGAAATCGTCGACATCCGAATGGATTTGGGTCCGCGCGACTGCGCCTGTCCTTATCAGCGAGCCAGACAAAGACATTCTGGTTGGTACCTGGCTGGTTGGGCAAGGGGGGCAATCATGA
- a CDS encoding AraC family transcriptional regulator — protein MANELSLSRRDPLLSGGPSDAAPISALVTAVAKNFRPQNLEALLSHLSILVPIFDALPNVVFFIKNTRAEYVLVNHTLAKRCGLECVEDVLGKPSREVFNTRQGNEYTEQDYRVLHTGNCIADKLELHVYSSGELGWCLTHKMPIYGACGDIIAMAGVSVDIQSDELNQPSTNERLEKVESYVRTHFDQVIRMETLADISGLSMSQLERNFKKIFHMTPLQFIQKTRLEHALRLLDQNMTITEIAARCGYTDHSAFSRQFKQLTGVSPSQFKEKRAGHQALA, from the coding sequence ATGGCAAATGAACTTTCCTTATCGAGACGCGATCCGCTGCTGTCAGGCGGGCCCTCTGACGCTGCACCCATTTCAGCGCTAGTCACTGCGGTGGCTAAAAACTTTCGGCCACAGAACCTGGAAGCGCTGTTGAGTCATCTGTCGATCCTTGTGCCGATTTTCGATGCCTTACCCAATGTCGTATTCTTTATCAAGAACACGCGAGCAGAGTACGTTCTGGTCAACCATACGTTGGCCAAGCGTTGCGGTCTTGAATGTGTGGAGGATGTCCTGGGCAAGCCGTCGCGTGAGGTGTTCAATACGCGACAGGGTAACGAATATACCGAGCAGGATTATCGTGTGTTGCATACTGGCAATTGCATTGCTGACAAGCTTGAACTACACGTATACAGTTCAGGCGAGCTTGGCTGGTGCCTGACCCATAAAATGCCGATATACGGTGCCTGCGGCGACATTATTGCGATGGCGGGCGTGTCTGTTGATATCCAGTCCGACGAGCTGAATCAGCCCAGCACCAATGAAAGACTGGAGAAAGTAGAAAGCTATGTGCGTACGCATTTTGACCAGGTAATTCGCATGGAAACGCTGGCCGATATTTCGGGGTTATCGATGTCGCAGCTGGAGCGCAACTTTAAGAAAATATTTCATATGACCCCGCTGCAGTTCATTCAGAAAACCCGGCTGGAGCACGCATTGCGTCTGCTGGATCAGAATATGACTATCACCGAGATCGCTGCCCGTTGCGGCTATACGGATCACAGCGCATTCAGTCGTCAGTTCAAGCAGCTCACGGGCGTATCACCTTCGCAATTCAAGGAAAAAAGAGCGGGTCATCAAGCATTGGCGTGA
- a CDS encoding phasin family protein: protein MAKSTKDDANQSAGNPFAELSKMYEQFQVPGLDLAAIADARRKDVDALVQANKAVYDGMQALAAKQAEMFRQAMADIQRSWHRGHQPCCANRTGAQGLRKSIG from the coding sequence ATGGCTAAAAGTACGAAAGACGACGCAAACCAGAGTGCAGGCAACCCTTTTGCTGAACTAAGCAAAATGTATGAACAATTTCAGGTTCCGGGACTGGATCTTGCTGCGATAGCAGACGCACGGCGCAAGGACGTGGACGCGTTGGTGCAGGCTAATAAGGCTGTGTATGATGGTATGCAGGCACTGGCCGCCAAGCAGGCTGAGATGTTCCGGCAGGCGATGGCTGATATTCAGCGCAGTTGGCACCGCGGGCACCAACCCTGCTGCGCAAACCGAACTGGCGCGCAAGGCCTACGAAAAAGCATTGGCTGA
- the phaP gene encoding TIGR01841 family phasin (Members of this family are phasins (small proteins associated with inclusions such as PHA granules). Note that several different families of phasins have been named PhaP despite very little sequence similarity to each other.) encodes MRCSGRRWLIFSAVGTAGTNPAAQTELARKAYEKALADMKDLAEIARRSQTEAMASISERATQHLQEIREMVKKQTG; translated from the coding sequence CTGAGATGTTCCGGCAGGCGATGGCTGATATTCAGCGCAGTTGGCACCGCGGGCACCAACCCTGCTGCGCAAACCGAACTGGCGCGCAAGGCCTACGAAAAAGCATTGGCTGATATGAAAGATCTGGCCGAGATCGCACGCCGATCCCAGACTGAAGCCATGGCCAGCATCAGTGAAAGGGCGACTCAGCATTTGCAGGAAATTCGCGAGATGGTCAAAAAGCAAACGGGGTAA
- a CDS encoding Lnb N-terminal periplasmic domain-containing protein, whose amino-acid sequence MMITLAFIVIAVFLWGTLALWVQFTRHKARRLLLITLWTLVSALFIAALLYPDIDPLQTIAGITYTLSILALVYWWRNIRASNDRNWIPDVSRQVHGSLAGNTMTIENVRNFIWHSPEHFTEQWETRQYDLSKLASVDLALSYWSGPAIAHALVSFGFSDDQYLVFSVEIRRKVDDAFSELGGFFKMYELSIVAADEKDVLFVRSNIRQEDGYLYRVHMTPAARQSLLLAYLDEANRLIHTPRFYHTITGNCTTLIFRMMDRIVPGLPLNWRLLASGYLPEYLYEVGALRGADSVQEYRSRGRYTDRARALSDSSDYSRVIRDGVPGI is encoded by the coding sequence ATGATGATAACGTTGGCATTCATTGTCATCGCCGTTTTTCTCTGGGGCACGCTGGCATTATGGGTGCAGTTCACCAGGCACAAAGCGCGTCGCCTACTGCTGATTACGCTGTGGACGCTGGTCAGCGCCCTCTTTATCGCCGCCCTGCTCTATCCTGACATTGATCCGTTGCAAACGATCGCCGGCATCACCTATACCCTATCAATACTGGCGCTGGTGTATTGGTGGCGGAATATTCGCGCCTCCAACGATCGCAACTGGATACCCGATGTATCCAGGCAGGTGCACGGCTCGCTAGCCGGCAACACCATGACGATTGAAAACGTACGCAATTTCATATGGCATTCTCCCGAGCACTTTACCGAACAATGGGAGACCAGGCAGTACGATTTGAGTAAACTGGCCTCGGTAGACCTGGCCCTGTCCTACTGGAGCGGGCCGGCCATTGCGCACGCCCTGGTTTCTTTTGGTTTCAGCGACGACCAGTATCTGGTTTTTTCAGTCGAGATCCGCCGTAAAGTCGACGATGCGTTCTCTGAACTGGGTGGTTTTTTCAAGATGTATGAATTGAGTATTGTCGCGGCCGATGAAAAGGATGTGCTTTTCGTTCGCAGCAATATCCGTCAGGAAGACGGATATTTATATCGTGTGCATATGACGCCCGCGGCACGGCAATCGCTGCTGCTGGCCTATCTGGACGAAGCCAACCGGCTGATTCACACGCCACGCTTTTATCACACCATCACCGGCAATTGTACGACGCTGATATTTCGGATGATGGATCGCATTGTGCCCGGGCTGCCACTGAACTGGCGACTGCTGGCTTCTGGCTACTTGCCGGAGTATCTGTACGAGGTCGGCGCCTTGCGAGGCGCCGATTCGGTCCAGGAATATCGCAGCCGCGGACGTTATACAGATCGGGCACGCGCGCTTTCCGATAGCAGCGATTATTCACGCGTTATCCGCGACGGCGTACCAGGCATCTGA
- a CDS encoding 4-hydroxyproline epimerase, whose translation MHDRYTKLHVIDSHTEGEPTRLVYQGFPGLGNGSMADKLDLFKEKYDMLRRAIILEPRGNDILVGALLCEPVDAQATAGVIFFNNSGYLGMCGHGTIGLIASLAYLGRIQAGEHTIETPVGNVHCTLHEDGSVSVRNVRSWRYRKDVTVQVPGIGPVTGDIAWGGNWFFLVNQTLADIHIDNVDQLTHISWAIRQALTASGITGENGGDIDHIELFGQTTSADSQSFVLCPGKAYDRSPCGTGTSAKLACLAADGLLEPGQNWRQASVIGSHFTAYYRPDASGNGIVPVIRGNAYMCAENCLILDDRDPFKWGIAAA comes from the coding sequence ATGCATGATCGATATACAAAACTACACGTCATCGACTCCCATACTGAAGGAGAACCGACCCGATTGGTCTACCAAGGATTTCCCGGTCTGGGTAACGGCTCCATGGCAGATAAGCTGGATCTATTCAAAGAAAAATACGATATGCTGCGCCGGGCAATTATCCTGGAGCCGCGAGGCAACGACATACTGGTCGGCGCATTGCTGTGTGAACCGGTAGATGCGCAAGCGACTGCCGGGGTCATTTTCTTCAATAACAGCGGGTATCTGGGCATGTGCGGACATGGCACCATCGGTCTGATCGCATCGCTCGCCTATCTGGGACGCATTCAGGCCGGGGAGCACACGATCGAGACACCGGTAGGCAATGTCCATTGCACCCTGCATGAGGACGGTAGTGTATCCGTGCGCAATGTGCGATCCTGGCGCTATCGCAAGGACGTCACGGTACAGGTGCCGGGAATCGGCCCGGTCACAGGCGATATAGCCTGGGGCGGTAACTGGTTTTTCCTGGTGAACCAGACGCTTGCTGATATTCATATTGACAATGTCGATCAGCTAACCCATATCAGTTGGGCCATTCGACAAGCACTTACCGCCTCTGGCATTACCGGAGAAAATGGCGGTGATATCGATCATATCGAATTGTTTGGCCAGACCACATCGGCCGATAGCCAGAGTTTTGTTCTGTGCCCGGGCAAGGCCTATGATCGCTCACCTTGCGGAACGGGCACAAGCGCCAAACTCGCGTGCCTGGCCGCGGACGGGTTGCTTGAACCCGGGCAGAACTGGCGCCAGGCCAGTGTGATCGGCAGCCATTTTACTGCCTATTATCGCCCGGACGCTAGCGGCAACGGTATCGTGCCGGTGATCCGCGGCAATGCCTATATGTGTGCCGAAAACTGCCTCATTCTTGATGACCGTGATCCTTTCAAATGGGGAATCGCTGCAGCATGA
- a CDS encoding alanine/glycine:cation symporter family protein: MEQLVNTLVGYIWGDTLVYLALGVGLYFTIITRAVQFRYFFEMIRLLRERKESADGISSFQAFCMALSGRVGVGNIAGVATAIAAGGPGAVFWMIVMALLGGASAFIESTLAQVYKERADDQYRGGSPYYIEKGLGLKAFAVVAATVICLSYGVLVPGIQANTIAESFSTAFGMPSYITGAIVTALLGLIIFGGIKRIARVADKVVPVMAIAYVILMVIILGSNAEKIPALLQLIVASAFGGDAVFGGIVGTAIAWGVRRAVFSNVAGAGEATFSSAAAEVSHPAKQGLVQGFSVYIDTVIVCTATALMILITESYNVLPPGATSPLVEHVPGLVAGTAYTQAAVSTVFADYGSGFVAIAIFLFAFTTLMAYYYIAETTMVYLDSKLRYPILKVILKIVFLVVVYLGSVQSVSLMWGLGDIGFGSMCYLNFIAIVLLSKPAIKVLKDYDRQKKAGLNPVFDPRVAGVDNADFWIEYSEKANQSR, from the coding sequence ATGGAGCAACTCGTCAATACCCTGGTCGGGTATATCTGGGGGGATACCCTCGTCTATCTTGCATTGGGTGTGGGTCTTTACTTTACTATCATCACCCGCGCCGTTCAGTTTAGATATTTTTTCGAAATGATTAGATTGTTGCGCGAACGCAAGGAATCGGCCGATGGCATCTCTTCCTTTCAGGCATTTTGCATGGCCCTATCGGGCCGCGTGGGCGTAGGCAATATTGCAGGGGTAGCCACTGCCATTGCGGCAGGCGGTCCGGGCGCCGTGTTCTGGATGATTGTGATGGCATTGCTGGGCGGCGCCAGTGCATTTATTGAATCGACCCTGGCTCAAGTGTACAAGGAGCGCGCAGACGATCAATATCGCGGCGGCTCACCCTACTATATCGAAAAAGGCCTGGGGCTAAAGGCTTTCGCAGTCGTGGCGGCCACGGTCATTTGCCTTTCCTATGGCGTGCTGGTGCCTGGCATCCAGGCCAATACCATTGCCGAGTCCTTTTCCACCGCCTTCGGAATGCCTTCGTACATCACAGGCGCCATTGTGACAGCTTTACTCGGCCTGATCATCTTCGGAGGCATCAAACGTATTGCCCGGGTTGCCGATAAGGTCGTACCGGTCATGGCGATTGCCTATGTCATATTGATGGTGATCATTCTGGGGTCGAATGCCGAAAAGATTCCCGCATTGCTGCAACTTATTGTCGCCAGCGCTTTTGGCGGTGATGCCGTTTTCGGCGGCATTGTCGGCACGGCCATTGCATGGGGAGTACGCCGGGCGGTATTTTCCAACGTCGCCGGCGCAGGTGAAGCCACCTTCAGCTCGGCTGCTGCGGAAGTCTCGCATCCGGCCAAACAAGGACTGGTACAGGGCTTTTCAGTGTATATCGACACGGTCATCGTATGCACCGCTACGGCATTGATGATCCTGATTACGGAGTCATACAATGTCCTGCCACCCGGCGCCACATCGCCGCTGGTTGAACATGTACCAGGACTGGTTGCCGGCACTGCGTATACCCAGGCGGCGGTATCCACCGTATTTGCAGATTATGGCAGCGGTTTTGTCGCCATTGCTATCTTCCTGTTTGCCTTTACCACGCTGATGGCTTACTACTACATCGCAGAAACCACCATGGTGTACCTGGACAGCAAGCTGCGCTATCCCATATTGAAAGTCATATTGAAAATTGTGTTTCTCGTTGTCGTTTATTTGGGCAGCGTCCAGTCGGTCAGCCTGATGTGGGGCCTGGGTGATATAGGGTTTGGCAGCATGTGCTACCTGAACTTTATCGCCATTGTCCTGTTGAGCAAACCGGCAATCAAGGTACTCAAGGATTATGATCGTCAGAAAAAAGCCGGCCTGAACCCTGTTTTTGACCCTCGGGTAGCCGGCGTAGACAATGCCGACTTTTGGATTGAGTACAGCGAAAAAGCCAATCAATCCCGTTAA